The following are encoded in a window of Anaerobaca lacustris genomic DNA:
- a CDS encoding type II secretion system F family protein — MPTFQYIAKDRSGREFDGVYDEIAGVGALRSELARIGYVLVRARRVKPHSSRRSRVKSEDIVSFAYKFSGMYSAGLSVTSCLETLAGQAERPVLGRMLGDVQKRVEAGASLTKAFEPYREVFSEFFVGMLEAGEAAGKLAEALEMSAVYLEKREQLRAKVRSAFVYPIAVGVVCLAVLLGLLLFVVPVFTKLYANLRVPLPGPTLVLVTLSRMLTVWGWLVAPAAVGAGWALGRVLRRHGLRRGWDRIKLRLPVFGKLNRLILVSRFMRPFAMLISVGVSVIDAFRIAGDIAHSVEMTRVAEDLQRVTQAGNPVGKALAAHDIFPSEIVQMATSGEQVGRLADMLVKGVDLLDRDIERFLAALIVKLEPALTLIMGLVIGLVLMGVYLPMFDYMTHLR, encoded by the coding sequence ATGCCGACCTTTCAGTACATCGCCAAGGATCGATCCGGCCGGGAGTTCGACGGCGTCTATGACGAGATCGCCGGCGTCGGCGCGCTGCGCAGCGAGCTGGCGCGCATCGGCTACGTGCTCGTGCGAGCCCGGCGGGTGAAGCCGCATTCCTCCCGACGGTCGCGCGTCAAGTCAGAGGACATTGTAAGTTTCGCGTACAAGTTCTCCGGCATGTACTCGGCCGGTCTGTCGGTCACCTCGTGCCTCGAGACCCTTGCCGGTCAGGCGGAGCGGCCGGTGTTGGGACGCATGCTGGGCGACGTTCAGAAGCGTGTGGAGGCGGGCGCGAGTCTGACGAAGGCGTTCGAGCCGTATCGCGAGGTCTTCTCCGAGTTCTTCGTCGGCATGCTCGAAGCGGGAGAGGCGGCGGGCAAACTGGCCGAAGCGCTGGAGATGAGTGCGGTCTATCTGGAGAAGAGAGAGCAACTGCGCGCCAAGGTTCGGTCGGCATTTGTCTATCCCATCGCGGTGGGCGTCGTGTGCCTGGCCGTTCTCCTGGGGCTGCTGCTGTTTGTCGTTCCGGTGTTCACGAAGCTGTACGCCAATCTGCGCGTGCCTCTGCCGGGTCCGACACTGGTCCTGGTCACGCTGAGCCGGATGCTTACGGTCTGGGGGTGGCTGGTTGCGCCGGCGGCCGTCGGGGCGGGCTGGGCCCTTGGGCGTGTGCTCCGCCGTCACGGTTTGCGCCGGGGATGGGACCGGATCAAGCTCCGATTGCCGGTCTTCGGGAAACTCAACCGTCTGATTCTGGTTTCGCGCTTCATGCGTCCGTTCGCCATGCTGATTTCCGTCGGCGTCTCCGTGATCGACGCGTTCCGTATCGCCGGAGACATCGCCCACAGCGTGGAGATGACACGAGTGGCGGAGGATTTGCAGCGTGTGACGCAGGCCGGCAACCCCGTGGGCAAGGCGTTGGCGGCCCACGACATCTTTCCGTCGGAGATCGTACAGATGGCGACGTCCGGCGAGCAGGTCGGGCGGCTGGCCGACATGCTGGTCAAGGGGGTCGATCTGCTGGACCGCGACATCGAACGGTTCCTGGCGGCCCTGATTGTCAAACTCGAACCCGCGCTGACGTTGATTATGGGACTGGTTATCGGTCTGGTCCTGATGGGCGTGTATCTGCCGATGTTTGATTATATGACGCACCTGCGCTGA
- a CDS encoding competence type IV pilus major pilin ComGC — MRREKGFTLVELLVVVLILGALAAIAIPRISQSAETAKINACKTNVNLLNSQIELFRANTGDWPKSLDDLDGSDYFPDGLPECPFGTTYSYKNEKPYRVAEHDHGGSGKPEK; from the coding sequence ATGAGGCGTGAGAAGGGTTTCACTCTGGTGGAGTTGCTGGTCGTGGTGCTGATCCTCGGCGCGTTGGCGGCGATCGCCATCCCGAGAATCAGCCAGAGCGCAGAGACCGCCAAGATCAACGCGTGCAAGACAAATGTCAACCTGTTGAACTCGCAAATCGAATTGTTCCGTGCCAATACCGGTGATTGGCCGAAGAGCCTGGACGATCTCGACGGCTCGGACTACTTCCCGGATGGACTACCGGAATGCCCGTTTGGCACCACCTACTCGTATAAGAACGAGAAGCCGTATCGCGTGGCAGAGCACGACCACGGCGGCTCCGGCAAACCCGAGAAGTAG